The Solanum lycopersicum chromosome 2, SLM_r2.1 DNA window TCTACCTCTCCTCAACCACCAATCTTGGCTCATCCTTCTTGTAGCAGACGAAATCAAATACCCTTTTGTCTCCAACGCGAAACAGAGGATCCAAATCAGAAGGTTTCCCCTTGCCCACTGGTTTATCCAAGTTTCCCTTTCGGTGTTTTCCTAAACCCCATTTCTCAAATTGGGGTAGTTAAATCTGAGAATGATGGAGGCGTCGTCGTAGGAGAAGATTCACTTAAGATATGGGCGGATAGTGTGAAGaaaaagaggaagaggaagatgaACAAGCACAAGTTGAAGAAGCTGAGGAAGCGCTTGAGGAGGAAGACAAAGGCATAGGTGAAATTTGATGTCCCTTTCCGGCATAATGTTAATTGTTTCTGACTGAAAGATAGTCCTTTTTCCCATGTCCTCGCCATTTTGAGTTGAAAATATTGCTCAATTTCGATTGCTAAATCATGTTTTAGGAATAATGAACCTTTTTCCTCCCGAGTAGAGATGTATGTTTGGGATTTATTGGTCAGGCTTTGTGTAACTGTTGCAGTCTAACATAGATAAGCCATCATCTTAGAAGCTTTTAGAGCAATTCTGAAGAACTTTTGAGAAATTCTTCCACATCTATAGATAGTTGTTGCTGTTATTTACAATTATCTGAACTCTGAAGAACACGGATCGATAGCTTCTTGTTGTTATTATCTACAATGATCTGAACACTGAAGAACTGATAATAATAGGTAAAAAAGAAGCTACACTGgattttcttaataatttattttgcagGGCTTATAATTTGCTTTGACACCTTCTCTGTTCCCTTCACATTTCACCTCTTTCTTTGGTGATTTGAAGAGTTTCATATCATTAAATTGCTTTTGTTTGATTTCAGCtttataatttctgtttctttttgtaTGTGTCACTGTTCCATTCTTCTTCATTGTGTTAATGTATCCAGATTTTCCCTTGGTAAATTACTGTATGGATTTTGCTTTTTACGGCTATAAAGTATGTGCGTGCACTACTCTATCTCCTAACTTCCAATAATATTTCCAAATTGAATCCCTCAGAGCATGTGTTTGTAGTCGATAATCGATATAGCCAGTAAAGAATAATGTGCATACCCAAGAGTGTGATCTAAGGTCGATGACGTTAGAATAGAAGTCTGGAAGATCATGCTTCAAATCCTAGTTAAGACAATCAAAAAAGCTAGTCGGTTTCTTCCTATCCTAAAGCCTTGGTGGACAGAGTTACTGTTAAGTGTACTGTGGGGAAGATATAGGTAAACCGCATAATAATTGATGTGTTTGTGAATAGCCCAGACACTACtgttataaaaacaataataatatgagaGAAGGTACAAGGTGCAGCTGTGTGTACTGCTGTATTactgctttattttttttatctgaaAAAGTAGAACTTTGTGTAAGATGCCTCACGTTTTGGAGCAAAGTAAATGGaatgattttgttttaattgcAAGTTCCCTTATGATGGGGCACCATTTGTGGTCTAACTCGAGGTTTTGATCATTCAAAACAATTCCCGAAGGTGACATCATTCTAActaaataaacaataataatacataaatgtgttaTAGTTTTCTTATCATTTGCGAGTATGTGGGTATATATCTGTCTTTACATGTAAACCATATTTCCTATGtcatttatgtgattttttattGAGAGATATAGGTAGGCCATTTGGGTTTTGCTATGTTAACTCGGGCCTTTTATGTTCCAATTAATTCAAATACTGAAACTATGGTATAAAAACTAAGCGAAACTACTGTGAGGCGCAGAAGAAGATTAAGGCACTTGAACTCTTGATACTACCTGATTTGATCTTGATGCTTTATTTGTGTCCTCTGTTTGGTTGATAAGATCCTTGTGCCTTTACCTATGATTCCCTTGTATCCTGCAAAATCTTCCTTTGAGAGAAGAGCTACTATCCCGTTCATAGCTATAATTTTTGCCATACAAGTTTCCTGAGATTCTCTCGTGGTTTAAGGGTCCTACTTTGTAGGGAGTTTATTCACCTTAATCTGGACCTAGGTTGCTGAGCTAGTCCTTGGTAAGCATTATGTGCTAATTAAGTAGGTCGGTTGATTGAGTTATCACCCATATTGTGGACTTATAGGAAGGCAGTTGAATAGTTTCTTCTCACCCATCGTTCCTGGTTTCCCTTGACTCATATTTCAACTTATAATCGGCATTTCATTGAGCCAGTTCCGAACAAAGGGTGTTGTTATTGAATTTACTGAGGCTTGAGATGCTAAGAATGGTCTATGTCTCAGAGGTATCTGTCTACTTGGTTCAGCATGCTCATTGCTCTCCGACTTTAATTATTGTGACGTTCAGTCCAGGCCAGagaagatatatataaaaaaaaagatctctCGAAGACCTCAACCTCCTTGAGGATCTTGTAATGCTTGTTCTCGCTCATATGCCTTGGCCTACTTGGTCACACAGTATACAAGTATATTGGAGATTCCACATTTACCCATATAATATTTCCAGGTGCTAGTAATATCTTTTGTCATGTGCAGCAGAAGTATATTTTTCTGAATTTTCAACTAACACAATTGCTTGATGTCCAAGACGTATAGTTTCTTCTTTTATAATGGTTGTATCTCGGCTATCTTCCAGTGTTGTACCAGAAGAATAGCCTTTTATTCGATCCCTCTCACTTGATGATTTCTTTccttaggggtcgtttggtaggtGGTTAGAAAGTAAGTTATACGACGTTTGGTGGCATTATTTTActatgtataaaattaataggTGTTTGGTGTGGAATTTAGAAACCCGCATGTGTAAGTTATGAGGGGATGTTTTAATTAATGTCTGGGCTTGGATAGATTCGTGATATTCCTTCTTGAAGCTGTTGTTGATTTATTGTATGCATGGGGTTGGAGATTCAAGAAAAGGCAGaacttatttcatcatatgttaGTGGATGATTTAGCTCAGCTGTTATAAATCTGGGCAAGTGATGATGATATTCCCATATCTTGTATCACTTGTTTGTAAAAATGAGTTTGGAACTTGTCTTTTTTTCTTACATATTTGATCTACATAGTAAGAAGCTGGAATGATTTGTTCCATATTGTGGTATTTGCTATGATATTGTACCCATCTCTTTCTTACCATAGAGCTATTGATAATTAACTTCACTCTCCAAATAGAGGCTCGAGAATAACTTACCTTAAAAGAgatattattagtatattataTGGTATATATGTTGCTTAGACTCTTTAAAAATGTTAATGGGTGTGTGTCAGAATTTTCAATATAATCGAGAATGACAATAAGTTTAGGGAGTACAAAGTCTTTCCAAATGAAAGGCCGGCCTACTTAACCCATCAAATTTCTTGACTCGATTAATTTTGGGTCGGATTGAGTTGGGTTGTCCTTTTTTATAACTTTAGTTGTTCAATTGTTaccttatataattaaaaaaaaatatcaatcaaatttaatttttttttttgatacttttttttttaatttaacgaACTTAATAGtgtaaaattttatgttttagacTTTAGAAATGTGTGTCGCATTTATCCTTGAAAtccccctcttttttttttaactcctTGAAATCCCATTAGAATTCTAAATAAAAGTACTTTGTCAAGGGAGAAATCAATTGCAGttattatacataaataactTTATCTTTTCATTGTGATAAAGTTAGGTGAGacatttttttaatgagttgttagttaaatttacataatatgaaaatcaaaatatatacttaaaaaaattactaaatcataatattatacTTATTAAGAATTTGACTATAGTCTATATTGTTATAGTCAAACTATATTATTGACTATAATCTAAATGTTTTAtctgattaattatttttttatttgttgttagTTAAATTTACATTATATgactaaaaaattatatattatatttattaatagcTTGACTATAATCTATATTATTGTCTAACtatttattgattataatttaaatgtttttatctcattaattaatttttttgagtttttagttatatttacataatatgaaaatcaaaatatatagtcttggataattatattattgacTATAAGTTTGATATAATTAATCTAAATgttttatatgattaattataGTCTAATATGTCTTAAATCATAGTTGATATTTTGATTATAAATAGCACTGTTATCTTTCATCAAGTACctaagacaaaagaaaaaaaaattccattgaggaaaaaataatattagaaatGATGAAATTCACAAAAGTATTAttgacaatatttttaattgtgaATGTTTTAACAAATGTTGAAGCTGTTGGTGAGGAAAAAATTTCCCGCTCAACAAAATGCTTTATTCATTGTGCACGTATTGGTAGGGCTAATATTATTAGAGGGgaaaaaggattaaaaatatttctcaatattattttattagtcgataattatataatatatgctATCGCTCTAAATGTAGTATTGCTGtttttatataatgaaatgGAGAAACATTTTTGGaatttcctctttttatttttcagtccACCGTTATTGTATGTCCATTTGTCAAGCTACAAAATGGCCCCACATAATATGTgacacacaaaataaaatttctatataaataatgtgacaataaacattttaaaaagataatttaaattataatttttgagggaatattaattacaaataaatctctttaattttcctttaaaaagatataaaaaaatttattgtataCGTTGTAATTTGATTTACACAATATAATACTatgtattttgaaaatataaggTGTTTAACTAATCAgcaaaatttcttttaaattaaagaagCGGGAGTTTTcctagaaaagaaaatagatatttaagtatcttaaaaaaataaaagcaaaaaattatttatgcaaattcaaaatatccttgtcatatataaatatttagaaacatatctcttctatttatttttatctttttatgatgagttctttgtattttattatattaatcatcatgttaattatatatgtataatattgattttaatttgatatgaaatattctataatagatatttaaaataatattaatattaaaaatgcaTATGTAATTCGACtctgttaaaaaaattataatcaatcaCAATGtgtttatcaaaaaaaaaattaaaataaattaatcaaacacAGATATGTTTTTCAGAAATACTTTTCCCAAATATCATTATGAAAATGctcttaaaagtaaaaatatttttaacaacgATCAGGAACATGCTCTAAATTATGTAATAGTATAAACTATGGAAGGTTAaccccaaaataaataaattatggaaGGTATTTACAAGTTTGAACATAGTATAATTTTCTTAaccattttataatatttattaattcaaatgaaAACATTGGCTATAAATAGcgttatttttgtattttcattatttattaattgtgAGGTAGAATTTTTCACTCATTGAGGgctaacatttttttaaacatgggaaaaaataagataaattgcTCACAACCTAGAATAGATGACTCGCCATGGAGAACGGAGGAGTAGATAAATTGTACCCATGAATTCTTGTGGTGCTTGGTCAATATCTTTACTGTTTACCGTTcgtttttttaattctttgcaAATGGAAAATTGACCAACACCTCTTAACTTTTTTGTGGCCTATATAACTCATTCCCTTCAACTTCTTCATTGTCCTCATCCTTATTAATTTGCACAGTTTTTTCTGTTTAAAAAACTACTGCAAATATTGAAGGATCATTATTCTTTCAAACTTTTTCcatcaaaaagaagaaaaaaaaaatctaaaaaataaaaaattagtaaaaatggCTCGTCAAGTTATTGTTTTGGCTCTGGTATTTGTTGCCATTGCTGTATTTGCTTCGGCAGATAATTCCCCAAGCAGTTCCCCTGCTGCATCACCATCCACATCAGCAACAACCCCTGCATCATCACCATCCACATCAGCAACATCCCCTGCATCATCATCCACACCAGCAGCAGCTTCACCAAACAGCGGTAGTGCTAATGCACCTGCTGCCGCACCATCATCCTCTGAATCATCTCCAAAGGCAAGTACcccatcatcatcatctccaTCATCATCGTCACCATCCCCATCATCATCAGCATCATCTCCTAAATCTTCAAATTCCGgttctgtttcttcttcttcttctccaactTCAAGTGCCGAAACTCCGGAAGTAGAACCCGCATCACCACCATCTCCCGACAGCGAAACTGCTACCACTACCGCTCCCGCCACTTCTACACCTGCTGAGGCACCCGCCGCCGACGCCAGTGGCGCAGCTACATTGAAGGCGGTCTCCTCTGTTTTTGCTGCTGCAGTCGCTGCCGCATTCTTCTTCTAATTGATTCATTAATcaatactattttttaaaaattcttaattctgtgaaatttatttttcacagaTGGAAatttattacttaaaaaaagagagaacaTCTAACTAATTTGTTGATTTAGTAACATGTACTTGTAACTTCCATCAtgtatattttgttgttttaataaaatgatCAAATGAAAAAGATCTGATTGcttgaataaatatttcatttgcaTTGTGTGTGCATTGTGTGTGTTTTCAATACTGGACTCGATTAAATTTCAATTCACGCTCGAAAATTTCATATTccgttcacttttatttttcatgcagtgtctttcaaaaatcaatttgaataatttttaaggagttaaattagattatattaatttcataattttaataaaatacttatatattttaaaactatataaaaagtaatactCTCTccatctcattttatgtgataaCATTTGACCGGGCAcgagtttaaaaaataatgaagactttaaaatttttatcaaattatccttaaaaaaaagtaaagttatTTTTGTCTTTCCTCATAATGTATTAGACTACTGTGTAAGTTGGACCAACAAAGGTTAAACAAGAATTGTACCTCCAAATATTTACTATATAaagaaatatgatattatttttgaaattgataaaaaggaaataatgcCACAgagataatatatattatatttttttttacttatttatacaataaaaaaatacatcttaaatattaattaaagttatagaaatcataagaaataataatggaCTAAGGAGCAGTAGTTCATTTAGTTATCTAATTTAATGCCTACAATTCCAGCAGAGGAATAGTTATTAATTGCTAAGTGtcaaattgtcaaaaaaaaaaaggacttaTGAATAATGCcgttaatttcattattttgtagCGTAGGGTCATTTCCATAATTGACGGAAAAAGCTCCTAAGAAGAGTGGGAAAAAAAGGCAAGTGTATTGACCAATCTATTTCTTCCCAACTAAAGCAGTTGTAAAAATCCCATGCATGTTCACATTAAATATCGGATCATACTCAAATAAcgagaaaataacaaaaatgatccCTTATATCTGTGATATATGCAAAATAAGTTTGCTATAACTTTTCTTATGTGCGTGCTATGTTTAGTATATTTTTGTAGTGTCGTacaattttttatgtttcaactttttagaTTGACGAAAGTTTTTCTGGTACGATATATAGACAAATGAGACGtatatttaaattgaatttaataatttggtcaaatatataaatttatgtatgtacataaaatataattaatgcgTTGAATAGGATTAAGACTAGTCCTAAAAAGGTTAAACTCATCAAATATGAATTCGGAATCAGCATTTGTATCGATCATGCATTTGTGGAAGATTATGTATAAAAAGTCGTTAAGCATCCTAAAAATCATGATACCATCAGTGATCATCAAGTTGTTCAATTTTTACCATTTGCTCGTCgctttgaaatttaaatataataaaatattgataaattgcAAACTAAGTTATAAAGTTTGCTAGTttggacaagtaaaaataaaggaaCATATTAGGAAAAACGCAAGATAGTCACTATATTAAGAAACAAACGTTCAAATGACAATAATTAGTAGTAATAGTTTTTCAtggaaaaattgagaaaaagaaaacGATGAGATATAAGTTTTGCGAAATGGTCTCCATATATTTTCCGTACACCATTTTCAGCTTAATTAAAACACTACTTCTTTCACTATCGTCAACTAGTCATCGTACATTCtccattttgaaataaatttagtAGCCACTGGATTTAAATTTACTAGCAGCGAGAGCCTTTTTTGCAGTTAACAGGACCGGCATTTGTGGTAATTGATCCAACTAAAGAAGAAGGCCTAGCGCTTAAGCTTGAAGCTCTGGCATAagtagatgatgatgatgcacCTGCCCCTGTTTGCCTGAAATACGCTCCATTTAACATCAAATCACCTTCTGATCTCCAGTTCCAGCTTCTCCACTGACTTTCTGGTGCATCCTCATGCTTTGTCACCtgttaaattttcaaatatttagcATAATCTTACCACATTTCAAATTCTAAAAGATAACGACGTTCAAGCCTAAAAAAATTAGGATATTGGGAAATAATATATGTCAGCGCCGAGCCAAAAATTTGTACAAGTGGATTCAAAAGTAGCAATTTTCAAACCCTTTAACTAGAATTTCCTGTTTTATATGAAGAGAATTCAATACcaactttataatttatttgcaaGGTAGGTATTATTTTTCAACTaaactttttttgtttaaatatgatggtcaaaggaaaataatttctcTGTAACTAGTATATCATTTCATGTTCACTGATGAATTGAAATACCTCTTTGCGGTATTTTTCATTGGGAGCAAGAAATCTGTTTCCTTGGCTATTAATAGTAGGTGCAGCACTACCACCAATGGCATACATTTCCCAGTGAGTATAGTCATTATTAACCACATGGAAGTAACCATGTCTGCACCTTGGCATTCTTTGCACCAACCCTTCACCAAAATGATTAAAAGCAACTGTGACTTGCATGCCTTTGTCCTGTGTAAAAGAATCACTATGTCCCAACAACATCACCTTGTCATGATGAGTGAAATAGTTGTTAGATATCGTGATTGCTGTAGATCCGTGAATTGCATCAATTAAACCGTCGTGGCAATTAGACAACGAACAATGGTCCACCCAAATgtttttccctccaaaaattgAAATACCATCACCATCAGAAACATCCCACCATCCGGAATGGTTTGGTGAGTCCCTAATGTTGCCGTTACCACTCTGTTTACAATCGTGTATATTAATCCCGTGTATTATAATGTTGCTGGTATGGTGGATTGTAATGCACGGACCACCTGAAACAATGTTAATCgactatataataaatttttagaaaataatgaaatatcaaGTCTGGATCTGCTTTTGACCTGAAATGTGAACACTCGCACCACGACCATCTATGGTCTTATAAGAGTTCATGACAAGCTCTTGTTTGAGCTGAATGACCATAtctcttttgaaaataatccATAAAGGCTCGTCTTGTATAACAGCATGTCTCAGGGTTCCGGGTTTAGGGTTCACGGGGTCATCGTTCCCTGAATCAGTAACCACGTAAATTCGGCCATTTTTTCCTCCGATAGCATTCTTTCCAAACCCAATGGCGCAATCAGCTAAACGCTGGCGATTTTTTTCCCAATTGGGGTTGCATCGCCAGCAATCATCGATTGGATTCCCTGATCCGCACGATAAATAGCCCAAATTCCTCCTCGTCAATGACGCATTGATGCTCCTGTtcaaaataaccaaaataaaattagtaaatactaataaattgaataaaaatagaagTCGGCAGTGGTTTTTGTGTTACCTATGAACGTCTTGTACAACAAGTTCTGGATCTTGGAT harbors:
- the 9612 gene encoding probable pectate lyase P18 precursor — translated: MSTLFFTFSLLLLAPLLVISSIQDPELVVQDVHRSINASLTRRNLGYLSCGSGNPIDDCWRCNPNWEKNRQRLADCAIGFGKNAIGGKNGRIYVVTDSGNDDPVNPKPGTLRHAVIQDEPLWIIFKRDMVIQLKQELVMNSYKTIDGRGASVHISGGPCITIHHTSNIIIHGINIHDCKQSGNGNIRDSPNHSGWWDVSDGDGISIFGGKNIWVDHCSLSNCHDGLIDAIHGSTAITISNNYFTHHDKVMLLGHSDSFTQDKGMQVTVAFNHFGEGLVQRMPRCRHGYFHVVNNDYTHWEMYAIGGSAAPTINSQGNRFLAPNEKYRKEVTKHEDAPESQWRSWNWRSEGDLMLNGAYFRQTGAGASSSSTYARASSLSARPSSLVGSITTNAGPVNCKKGSRC